One genomic region from Deinococcus apachensis DSM 19763 encodes:
- a CDS encoding CoA-acylating methylmalonate-semialdehyde dehydrogenase — MTSTAEPSTQQAAVQTLTHWLSGAPAEGTSGRTAPVYNPATGQVQALVPLASRAEVDHAVELATAAARSWRAAPLGKRAEVLFRFRDLLDRRREDLARILTREHGKVHADALGEIARGIENVEYACGVPNLLKGGYSEQASSGVDVYSIQQPLGVVAGITPFNFPAMVPLWMMANALACGNAFILKPSEKDPSASLFLAELLREAGLPDGVFSVVHGDKEAVDALLEHPGIAAVSFVGSTPIARSIYQKGTAHGKRVQALGGAKNHMLVLPDADVGMAADAAVSAAYGSAGERCMAISVLVAVGGVGDALVSAIQERLPALKVGPGDQPGNEMGPLITREHRDRVARYIESARGQGATVVVDGREQQFDGDGFFLGVSLLDHVTPEMDAYQDEIFGPVLCVVRANSYDEGLKLINENQYGNGTAIFTRDGGAARRFQFEVEVGMVGINVPIPVPVAYYSFGGWKASLFGDSHMYGPEGIKFYTRSKVVTSRWPDPASSKVDLGFPQNR, encoded by the coding sequence ATGACCAGCACCGCCGAACCGTCCACCCAACAGGCCGCCGTCCAGACCCTCACCCACTGGCTCTCGGGCGCACCCGCCGAGGGCACTTCTGGGCGCACCGCTCCCGTCTACAACCCCGCGACCGGCCAGGTGCAGGCCCTCGTGCCCCTCGCCAGCCGCGCCGAGGTGGACCACGCGGTCGAACTCGCCACCGCCGCCGCCAGAAGCTGGCGGGCCGCGCCCCTGGGCAAGCGGGCCGAGGTTCTCTTCCGCTTCCGCGACCTGCTCGACCGCCGACGGGAAGACCTGGCGCGCATCCTGACCCGCGAGCACGGCAAGGTTCATGCCGACGCGCTGGGCGAGATCGCCCGGGGCATCGAGAACGTGGAGTACGCCTGTGGGGTGCCCAACCTCCTCAAGGGCGGCTATTCCGAGCAGGCGAGCAGCGGGGTGGACGTGTACTCCATCCAGCAGCCGCTCGGGGTGGTGGCGGGGATCACGCCCTTCAACTTCCCGGCCATGGTGCCGCTGTGGATGATGGCGAACGCCCTGGCCTGCGGGAACGCCTTCATCCTTAAGCCCAGCGAGAAGGACCCCAGCGCGAGCCTCTTCCTGGCGGAGTTGCTGAGGGAGGCGGGGCTGCCCGACGGCGTGTTCAGCGTCGTCCACGGGGACAAGGAGGCGGTGGACGCCCTGCTGGAGCACCCCGGCATTGCCGCCGTGAGCTTCGTGGGGAGCACGCCCATCGCCCGCAGCATCTACCAGAAGGGGACGGCGCACGGCAAGCGGGTGCAGGCCCTCGGAGGAGCGAAGAACCACATGCTCGTCCTCCCCGACGCCGATGTGGGCATGGCTGCCGACGCCGCCGTCTCCGCCGCCTACGGCTCGGCGGGCGAGCGGTGCATGGCGATCTCCGTCCTCGTGGCGGTGGGCGGCGTGGGGGACGCCCTCGTGTCGGCCATTCAGGAACGCCTGCCCGCCCTCAAGGTCGGCCCGGGGGACCAGCCCGGCAACGAGATGGGGCCGCTCATCACCCGCGAGCACCGCGACCGGGTGGCGAGGTACATCGAGAGCGCGCGGGGGCAGGGCGCGACGGTGGTGGTGGACGGGCGCGAGCAACAGTTCGACGGGGACGGCTTCTTCCTCGGCGTGTCGCTCCTCGACCACGTGACCCCCGAGATGGACGCCTACCAGGACGAGATTTTCGGCCCTGTGCTCTGTGTCGTGCGCGCGAACAGCTACGACGAGGGCCTGAAACTCATCAACGAGAACCAGTACGGCAACGGCACCGCCATCTTCACCCGTGACGGTGGGGCGGCCCGGCGCTTCCAGTTCGAGGTCGAGGTCGGCATGGTCGGGATCAACGTGCCGATTCCCGTGCCCGTGGCGTATTACTCCTTCGGCGGCTGGAAGGCGAGCCTCTTCGGGGACAGCCACATGTACGGGCCGGAGGGGATCAAGTTCTACACGCGCAGTAAGGTGGTGACTTCGCGCTGGCCCGATCCCGCGAGCAGCAAGGTGGACCTGGGGTTCCCGCAGAACAGGTAG
- a CDS encoding aminotransferase class III-fold pyridoxal phosphate-dependent enzyme yields the protein MPEAHPDTQQVIAENREYTLFSWSVQGQANPIHMVGGKGSHFYDGDGNTWLDFSSQLININVGHQHPKVLQAIKDQVDQMCFAGPSFATDVRAELGKKLAEVTGLAKSFFTLGGSEANENAIKMAKLYTGRDKIITRYRSYHGATMGSMSASGDPRRWPVEPGIPGIVRVFDPYMYRPPMGGSAEEWEDGCITHIEEVIQLEGPQTIAAMLVEGITGSNGLLIPPDSYYPRLRALLDKYGILLIDDEVMSGFGRTGKWLATQHYGIVPDIVTCAKGLTSGYMPLGAVIVNQKIADHFENHFLAGGLTYSGHPVSLAAAIANLKVYEEENLFEHTLELGAYLGERLEAMKRKYACVGDVRYIGLFSVLELVKDKRTKEPLAPFNGTSPEMARLTSHIKSKHVYAFSRFNMVWVCPPLVITKEELDAGLDVYEEALALVDEMIGAPVAAD from the coding sequence ATGCCGGAAGCTCATCCCGACACCCAGCAGGTCATCGCCGAGAACCGCGAGTACACCCTCTTCTCGTGGAGTGTGCAGGGGCAGGCCAATCCTATCCACATGGTGGGCGGCAAGGGCAGCCACTTCTACGACGGGGACGGGAACACCTGGCTCGACTTCTCCTCGCAGCTCATCAATATCAACGTGGGGCACCAGCATCCCAAGGTCTTGCAGGCCATCAAGGACCAGGTGGACCAGATGTGCTTCGCCGGGCCGAGTTTCGCCACCGACGTGCGCGCGGAGCTGGGCAAGAAGCTCGCCGAGGTCACCGGCCTCGCCAAGAGCTTTTTCACCCTGGGCGGCTCCGAGGCGAACGAGAACGCCATCAAGATGGCGAAGCTCTACACCGGGCGGGACAAGATCATCACCCGCTACCGCTCCTACCATGGGGCGACGATGGGCTCCATGAGCGCCTCGGGCGATCCTCGGCGCTGGCCGGTGGAGCCGGGGATCCCCGGCATCGTGCGGGTGTTCGACCCCTACATGTACCGCCCGCCGATGGGAGGCAGCGCCGAGGAGTGGGAGGACGGCTGCATCACCCACATCGAGGAGGTCATCCAGCTCGAAGGCCCCCAAACCATCGCGGCGATGCTGGTGGAGGGCATCACCGGAAGCAACGGCCTGCTGATCCCGCCCGACAGCTACTACCCCCGGCTGCGGGCACTGCTCGACAAGTACGGCATCCTCCTGATCGACGACGAGGTGATGAGCGGCTTCGGGCGCACCGGCAAGTGGCTCGCCACCCAGCATTACGGCATCGTGCCCGACATCGTGACCTGCGCCAAGGGCCTCACGAGCGGCTACATGCCGCTGGGCGCCGTCATCGTGAACCAGAAGATCGCCGACCACTTCGAGAACCACTTCCTGGCGGGCGGCCTGACCTACAGCGGTCATCCGGTGTCCCTCGCCGCCGCCATCGCCAACCTCAAGGTGTACGAGGAGGAGAACCTCTTCGAGCATACGTTGGAGCTGGGAGCCTACCTGGGCGAGCGCCTGGAGGCCATGAAGCGCAAGTACGCCTGCGTGGGCGACGTCCGATACATCGGCCTCTTCAGCGTCCTGGAGCTGGTGAAGGACAAGAGGACGAAGGAGCCGCTGGCCCCCTTCAACGGCACCTCGCCGGAGATGGCGCGGCTGACCTCCCACATCAAGTCCAAGCACGTCTACGCCTTCAGCCGCTTCAACATGGTCTGGGTCTGCCCGCCCCTCGTGATCACGAAGGAGGAGCTGGACGCCGGGCTCGACGTGTACGAGGAGGCGCTGGCCCTGGTGGACGAGATGATCGGGGCGCCAGTGGCGGCGGACTGA
- a CDS encoding VOC family protein, whose amino-acid sequence MTFLDVYPLITTPDLTEVRSFYPRWFEATLSFDSSWFVLFTLPGERPFSLAFMSPDHPSRPPGPEPFGGLGMILTLQVADAAVLYERLRDGGLTPYHPLCDEPWGQRRFMVRDPAGLLLDVVEQTEPSPGFWDAYLPDHLPTP is encoded by the coding sequence GTGACCTTTCTGGACGTCTACCCGCTGATCACCACGCCGGACCTCACCGAGGTGCGGAGCTTCTACCCGCGCTGGTTCGAGGCCACCCTCTCCTTCGATTCGAGTTGGTTCGTGCTGTTCACGCTGCCCGGGGAGCGGCCCTTCAGCCTGGCCTTCATGTCGCCCGACCACCCTTCCCGCCCGCCCGGCCCAGAGCCCTTCGGCGGTCTGGGCATGATCCTCACGTTGCAGGTGGCCGACGCGGCGGTGCTGTACGAACGGCTGCGCGACGGCGGCCTCACTCCCTACCACCCGCTGTGCGATGAGCCGTGGGGCCAGCGGCGCTTCATGGTCCGCGACCCGGCGGGCCTGCTGCTCGACGTGGTGGAGCAGACCGAACCCTCGCCGGGATTCTGGGACGCCTACCTCCCCGATCACCTGCCCACCCCCTGA
- a CDS encoding SDR family NAD(P)-dependent oxidoreductase gives MTATGDLTGRVALVTGGAGGIGTAICEALAWAGATVLVGYAGGEGRAVELAARLPGGGAHRALLTRVDDSATLAEAAGSVREREGRLDLLVNNAGVTTPVPHADLEGLTDEWIDTIFQVNVRGAFACVRAFAPLLRVSGEGLVVNISSVAGQTGLGSNVAYCASKAALDSMTRSLGRALAPDIRVLSISPGWVDGEYAQRMPPELIAAQAARTPLGRIARPQEVAQAVLAAATHLTFSTGCIIPVDGGRPLG, from the coding sequence CGCGTGGCGCTCGTCACCGGTGGGGCGGGCGGCATCGGCACGGCGATCTGCGAGGCGCTGGCCTGGGCGGGCGCGACGGTGCTCGTCGGGTACGCGGGGGGCGAGGGGCGGGCAGTCGAGCTGGCGGCGCGGCTGCCGGGAGGCGGAGCGCACCGCGCCCTGCTCACCCGGGTGGACGACAGCGCCACGCTGGCCGAGGCTGCCGGGAGCGTGCGTGAACGGGAGGGCCGCCTCGACCTGCTCGTCAACAACGCCGGGGTGACCACGCCGGTGCCGCACGCGGACCTCGAGGGCCTCACGGACGAGTGGATCGACACCATCTTCCAGGTCAACGTGCGAGGGGCCTTCGCCTGCGTGCGGGCCTTCGCGCCGCTGCTGCGGGTGTCGGGCGAGGGGCTGGTCGTCAACATCAGCTCGGTCGCGGGGCAGACCGGGTTGGGCAGCAACGTGGCCTACTGCGCGAGCAAGGCGGCCCTCGACTCCATGACCCGCAGCCTGGGCCGGGCGCTTGCCCCCGACATCCGGGTCCTCAGCATCTCGCCCGGCTGGGTGGACGGCGAGTACGCGCAGCGAATGCCGCCCGAGCTGATCGCGGCCCAGGCCGCCCGCACGCCGCTGGGCCGCATCGCCCGCCCCCAGGAGGTCGCCCAAGCCGTGCTCGCCGCCGCCACGCACCTCACCTTCAGCACGGGCTGCATCATTCCGGTGGACGGTGGGCGCCCGCTCGGCTGA
- a CDS encoding PucR family transcriptional regulator, protein MLPTLRELLTLPAFAGAEVLSGHARLGEPVTWVHVSEIPDAARFLSGGELLLSVGAPLAHAGEGAGHDYVRSLAERGASGLALELVRELREPPPAVLGAARLYDFPLLVFRQEVNFAQLTRAAHARILRQPAGHGEPSLAPLLDALAETGRSRAFLEAQLGPLLALPTRARVTLIGTLAALLETNFNMAESARRLGVRRQTVYYRLEQLRAMLGDLDSPRRQLGLHLALELSRSEVAEAVPMPTERETRGLSQRGVSASNARQEVGRGGGTNLGGDRDPT, encoded by the coding sequence ATGTTGCCCACCCTGCGCGAACTCCTCACCCTCCCGGCCTTCGCGGGCGCGGAGGTGCTGAGCGGGCACGCCCGGCTGGGGGAGCCCGTGACCTGGGTGCACGTCTCGGAAATTCCCGACGCGGCCCGCTTTCTGAGTGGGGGAGAACTGCTGCTGTCGGTGGGCGCCCCCCTGGCCCACGCGGGGGAGGGGGCGGGCCACGATTACGTCCGCTCGTTGGCGGAGCGCGGGGCGAGCGGGCTGGCCCTCGAACTCGTGCGGGAGCTGCGGGAGCCCCCGCCCGCCGTGCTCGGCGCCGCCCGGCTCTACGACTTCCCGCTGCTCGTGTTCCGGCAGGAGGTCAACTTCGCCCAGCTCACCCGGGCGGCCCACGCCCGCATCCTGCGCCAGCCTGCCGGGCACGGGGAACCCAGCCTCGCGCCCCTCCTCGACGCCCTGGCCGAGACGGGGCGCAGCCGGGCCTTTCTGGAGGCGCAGCTCGGTCCCCTGCTTGCCCTCCCCACCCGGGCGCGGGTGACCCTGATCGGCACCCTGGCCGCCCTGCTGGAGACGAACTTCAACATGGCCGAGTCTGCCCGGCGGCTGGGCGTGCGCCGTCAGACCGTGTACTACCGCCTCGAACAGTTGCGCGCGATGCTGGGTGACCTGGACTCTCCCCGGCGGCAACTCGGCCTCCACCTCGCCCTCGAACTCAGCCGCAGCGAGGTGGCGGAGGCGGTGCCGATGCCCACGGAGCGTGAGACCCGAGGCCTCTCACAACGCGGCGTGAGCGCTAGCAACGCCCGCCAGGAGGTTGGGAGGGGTGGAGGAACAAATCTTGGGGGTGATCGAGACCCTACCTGA